Within Aspergillus oryzae RIB40 DNA, chromosome 2, the genomic segment TTGCTTTGGTAAGAAGAGCTTTATCGTAGCGCTAATAGTTTTTGGCGCTTTGTAACGGTGGCGGTTGGCAAATTTATAGTCAgtaaatttttaatttaagGTTTTGaactttttgatttttcttttataattCAAATTTACAGGATTTATAATAATGTATATACCCAGTCTCTACGACCCGTTTACCATACCCAATGCCTTTTTACCCATAACGCCGAAACCAAGCCAAGTAACAGAATATAAACAAAAGATGTAGATGGAGTATTAGTGCTCTCCACCATCACTACCACCAGAGGCCATTAATTGGAAACCCTTGACCAGACCCATGGCAGATCCCGCTGCAACACCGCCAACCAAGACCATTTGTAAACCACCTATGAGCCCGCGTCGAACATTGCGACTGCCCTTCCAACCGCTCACGAAACATGTCTTGCCATATCCAAACAAGAACAGCGCCACGACCATAGTAGCGATAGACCAACGCAGCGCAATGAAGGCATCATTCGGCCCAACGAAAAAATAGGGAAGTAACGGGATGAAGCCACCGATGAAATAGCCCAGGGCGATCGTCAAAGCGCAGATAAACGCGCGCGATCCGGAGGGTTCTTGAAGAGTATGATGGAAGTTCATGAGGAAAGACGGGAGCATCGGGGAGGTCGAAAGATGTCTTGTGAGTTCGGAGACAAGATGGGGAGGAAGGTCATAGGGAGCGAAGATATCGGAGATTGTGTCAGTCACCCCGGCGGGATCCGTCATGGTTTGACTTTCAGTCTCCTTCAGTGTTGCGCGGTATGATTCCCTGCACAAACTTATTAGTGAAAGTGGTCTTTCAAGTCACGCTGGTTCTACTTACTCCTCGCTTTTTGCTCCCAGATACCCTCCTAGACCCATGGATATGGCACCCGCAATGAGTTCAGCCATTCCACCAAATACCACCACTTTTGTATCTCCCAATGCAGACAGTCCCGCAGTCAAAGCAAACGGCACCGTCATACCGTCGGAAAGACCGATAATGGCATCTGACACCAGTCGACCGTCAATGACTTTGGAGTCCGCTTTCTCCGTTTTTGGCCGACTGGGCTTTGCCTCCTCGGTTGAGGACTCGAGGTCGCTTGACGAATCATTTCGAAGGGGCAGTTGGTATTCTTTCTCCAAGTCCGGCGAGAATTCCGAGACCGGGGAGTAGGTCGAGAGAAGGCCCCTGATGGAGGAAATTGACATGGTGGTATGGTGGTGTGCGACGACCTTGGAACACTAGGACTATGTACAGTCGTTACTTTCGAAAGAGTCAAGTGATGTCGGGAACACTGACGGGAAGATGGGTTTATATAATTACGTAGGTAAAAATGCTCTGTTCCCAGTGGGTCGCACTATTATCTAGTGTCACAATGAAGCATGGACAAGAGAGGAAGCCGATAAAGAGCGAGAGAATCTGGTCAAATGAGAGTACCACGGGACATATACCCCAGTAACAAGCATTGGAGGTATGCTCCACTGGGAGTGGGAATTAGTAAATGCACAGTGCACATTTGATAAGAAATTGTGCCGACTGCCCCAGTGTCACCTGCCACAGAGCCTATTAAGGGAGAATGACCAACAACGTGCGTGAAGAGAAGAGGCGGTCATTTGCCTCAAATGAGGGGATCTCTTGGCACGTGGGGACGTGATTCGTCCAAATCCCCAGAAGACCGGGTGGGGTGCCTGGAAAGCTTCGACTTAAGGCAACTATCCCACATCAGGTTTAGTATCCCCTTCGCAAGGACCCATCCGACAAGTACCTCCAACCTATCATGTTGGAGTCATATCTAAACTCTGGATGCTGGCTGATCCACTGCAGAAGTATTAGTTGTCTGAGGGTAGCACAGCACAATGGATTCCGACGTGATACGGAACTTGTCCTTGCATCCCGCATGTCCATCATTGCAGTTTCTACTTACTAGTCCGATGGAGTACTGAGTTCTCGCAACATACTCAATCGATCATGAAGAATTCCAGAGCCACACATTACAATTATTAACGCGGTGGCACCCCACTAAATATACTTACTAGTTCGATAGTGCTCGTTTTCGACGCAAGGGCCCGTCCGCTCTATCCCGTTTCTCGCAACTCCTCGCGCGACCTCCGGAGACCTCCGTAGCACTCTTCCGCTTGATCAACAGACATATTGCGGTGATGTCTCACATGGCTTGGACTGGCTGCAGCTGGTCTTCACCGATGATTCCTCATACCGAGAATCCTGTTGGAAATTGATTCTGACGATGAAAGGTGGATCGTCCTTCTTTGCTCTGGAATGTGACTCCCCACAGGTATGACGCGACTAAATACCATGCGGTATGGGAATAAATATCGCGCGTCGAGCCCTGCGATAGGGCTCGCAGTGTCGAGAAACGAATGACGAGAGATACAAGAACGGAAGATGCAGTGGACTTGGGCCTTGATTACAGCACTAGCAACAGCTACTTCAGCCTTACCTCATGAAGCCCGCAAAGATGTCTGGGGCCAGCTTCGGTCAAACGTGAGTTGACCATCACTGTCACCATGACTAAACGAagattaatattattagatCAAACATGTAGTTTACTTGATGATGGAGAACCATTCCTTTTCCAACATCGCCGGATATTGGGACTTTCATCCGGAGATTGACAACTTGCGCAATCGAAAATACTGCAACGAATATACTAACCCCAACTGGACAGTTTGGGGCGAACCTCTCGATATATGTGCCGGGCCCTACGAGACGGAAGTGCCATTGGAAGACCCAGATCACGAGTTCGCCGGGGTGACCTATCAAATCTACCGGAAATGGAATGTAACAAATGACGACGTCCCCAACATGGGGGGCTTTATCGAACGCCAGTCAGAGAAATACCAGGCTACCCCAGGAGAATCGGCGTTTGTCATCAAGGCATACGATGAGAAGAAATCCTCGACGCTTGCAGAGATTGCCCAGAATTTCGCGTTCTGGGATTCCTATGTGAGGATATTGCGCAACCTAGAGACAATGATAGACGTGACTGACGGAACAGTTTGCGGAACACCCTGGACCTACCAATCCGAACCGTCAATTTGCTACGTCGGGCTCGACTTGTGGATTCGTGGATAATGCAGGCCAAGCCGCAGGGTTCTTCAATAACGTAACGGGAACGACCTGTGCGACGTCAATCTTCGAAGCGCTTAGCAACAAGAACATTAGTTGGAAAAATGTAACTCGGTCCACTATCTTCGGGTCTCCAATAGCTAATGCTGGTTCAGTATTACGAAACGGATATTATCGATGGATGGATGTACAAGGTAAGAAAATGCCATctactgtactgtacaaaCACCAGCTAACAGTCCATAGTGGGTTCAAGACAATGCGATAGACAATCTAGCCCACGCCAGTGACTTCTACCGTGATCTTGAGGAGGGCACATTGCCCACATTCTCCTACATCAACCCCGAATGCTGCACCATAGATTCGATGCATCCGAAGAGCAACATGGCAGCTGGTGAACAAATGATCAAGCACCTATACGATGCTGTCCGGAGATCTAAGTATTGGGATGATGTGTACGACTCAATTCTAGGCGTAGCTTCGAACTTGATAACTGACTCACTGTGCAGCCTGATCATCATTAACTTCGATGAGCACGGAGGCTTTGCAGACTATGTACCGCCACCTGTCAACGTTCCCCGGCCTGAAGATGGCATCGCGTTCGACGGAGAATCAGAAGGCCGCCCGGTTACATATGACTTCACTCGTCTTGGTGTGCGCGTTCCTGCGTTCATTATCTCGCCATACATCGAACCAAACACCCTCATTCACAACGACGGCACCAACTACGCCAACAACTCCGCGTACACCCACACGTCCATGCTGCATTTCCTGCAGGAGCTTTGGGAACTGAAGGGGCTCAATAATCGCGTGCAGTGGGCCAAGACCTTTGAGCATGTCTTCTCGGACACCAAGCGCGAGGACACGCCGAAGACGCTCAGCACACCTATATGGTACGGCGACAGCTGGGAGCCCAAGCCCGAGCCGTTCTATCTGTTGAATCAGAACGAGGATTACTATGCCAACCGGCCATGAGATATGTTAAATGTATTCGCTTCATTTGTTTTCATAGACGTTTCTTCGTTCATGCATCGTATCATCATGCCCAAGAAATGATAGAATAGAAATAACCTGGAAACTAGCAAGAGCGAAGATCATAAAAGAGTAAAATCATTCTGAGGCGATTTTCACCGAAGGACAGGTATCACAACAGAAAGCATGAACGAGATAAAATAACAAGAGATGTATAATTAAGCCAACAAACACCAGAAAGTATGCGaaacccaaccaccacagaaAAAGGTAAGGAAATCAATCACTTTACTTCGAGTACCCATCCATACCCGTTagcaaccccccaaaaaaagaatagaaaaagaaagaaaaaaaaagaatacataccccttcctcttctcagcctgCTGCACCTCAGCCGCCGGCTGCGTCATATTCCACAACCGACTCTTATAAGCCGGAAACGAAGTATGATTCCACATATTCACGAGAACACTATCCACCCATTAGCCCAAGAACCAAGTAAACCCAGAACCCTAGAATCtccagaagagaagagaaggagagagagggcaAAAAACAAACCTCTGAGTCCGATCCTGATAATCCTCATTATTTATCTCCTTCACCCCGACCTTCATGCCGTCCTTTGTCCATaggacattcttcttctccatcttggaCTTCGTGTTCCGGGTTACTTCTTGCACGATCGAATAAGTGATGTAGCCGATTACGGCGAGGATGGTGACGATGACCACGAGGACGATGAGGGGGACGAGGCTGCCGCGGGACAttctgtttgtttctttctttctttctgttctcgGTTTTGGGTGGTTGAGTGGTTGACTTGGGGTTTGAAAGGTGTGGTTATTTCGAAATACGTTGAACTGGTTAATTTGCGCAGAGTATTCGACTCAGTGACTGAGCGAGAAAGACAAGATAAAATGGTTCGCGCCGCCTTCTTAAATCAAATAAGGCGTAGGGCTGAGCGGGAGAAAAAGAGTGGATCACGGGGTGGCTtaaagaaccaaaaaaaaaataaatcgTGACCTTGAGAAATGAGACGAATGTGACCTGCTAAGCGCTATTTATAAGAATCCGTCTAAGAAAACTGGAACACAACAAGGGCTGGCCGAAACCAAATCAAACTTCCCTAGGTCGGTGacaaatcagaaaagaagaggaaaaaaaaaccaaggaatgaggagagaaagaagacacAAAACAGCAGCCAAATGCCTTTTCGAATTGCCAAGCGTTGGCAAGTGGGGCGGGGGATTGAAAATtgaaagggaaatattgATGCCTACTTTTAGCGCTCATTTTTGGGTGAGCCGAGGGTAATTGTGATGTTTACTCGATATCTTGTTAGTTTGGTTCGGATTATTGTCAAAGCCCCTGGTTGAGAGATTTGATTGTCATTGGATTATTGGGGGATTACTTGCATGGTGGATGTGGCTGTGTCGGTGGTGTTCTTGATGGTGTGTGGCTTGTGCGGGTTTAGTCTTGGTTCTAGATTGAATTAATCAAGTGGCACTGACACTTGACAGTgacactgaagaagccaAGCCAAACTACGGTCTTTTTATATCGACTGTTAATGTAGAAGCCTACAGTGATATTCGAAATCAGTTTTACCTCCAGGAACTGCTTCGGAATTAGACTTATCCGAAACCCCCACGTTTCTCTAGTTACGAATTAGATCTGTATAGCTTCGAACTGAGAAAGGCGGCTGTGCGATGAATGTAATCGAGGAGACGGAACGGTCTGCGGAAAATGGCTCTGACGGCTGACCTTTGGACCGAACACACCCCTTACAAAATAAGGGACGTCTTCATTTAAAATACATCCATTTCTCTTATCCTGCATCGTCCTCTACACACAAACGAGATCTTCCAAATCAACCACTATATTCTCATCACTCAAGAAGATTCAGAATGTAACCTATTCTTCCAATTTGACGGCTCCCGGAACATGTCACGCCCACCCCGTCCAACCTTCCCCTCCTAGAAGCCATCCAGAAGGTCCTGGATGACTCGTATACTGCAACATGTTGTACACATCCCGAGATCTTTGGGACCAGTCATCTTCGCATGGCAGATCCGGCACAACTAGCAGATATCATTGGCGCTGACGACTTCACCATCGTCCTGGTCCGTGTCACATCAGATGGAGCAGATCAACAGCCACAACTCTGCGAAGTGCTTGCAACGGGTAGTGTGAAAGATTTTGGTGAAGGGGAGGTTGAAACATACGCGCAATGGAGCAAGAATCAGAGTGGCAGTGAATGGCAAACTCAGGTGGACTGAGCggagagcagaagaagtgcaaAAGTTCGAAGTCACCGCGTTTGCTGTGTCGCTGCATTGTCAGGCTGCTGGGGTGGGCGCTCAAGTGTTAAGGGAGATCAAGTGGTTGGTGGCCAGTGATGCAAACGGTCCGAGGCTGCGAAATATCACTGCAAAGAATGCAGCTCTGATCCATGGGCTAGGGCTGTCAGGCTCAGCGACCACCATCCCGCTTCAAGGAATTGACCTCAATCGACAGAAGGACATCATGGCAGGCGTAAAGATAAGAACGCCTGAAGAAAAAATCCACGACACAGCCAAATCGAAGTTGGTATTGATGGCAACGAGGCATATTATCAAAGAAGAGGTTTCAGCACCGCGTGGAGTGGGACTGTCCCAGTAGGAATGTGGGATTGTAGAAATGAATGTACTATGGGATATATGGAAATGGGCGTGGACTACACAATCTAAATGCGCTCTCGATCCATGAAATTGGCATAAAAATAGCCATCTTGTCGAGATAGTAACTAGGGTTTGCAAGATGATCGCATACAGTAACGACTTCTATACCCCTGTTCAGAACCGGTGTAACACAGTACAGGTCTCGGGTCCATTCATTGTCTTCCAAACATGATGTACTTAACTTGGCACTATGATTAGTAATTCTTGGTCGTATGCCCTTTCTGTACAGCCATTACCCTCACAGTTCTGCCAGCCCTTCCAAGCGGTGAGCTAGTGTGTTTCAGATTGGGGTTTAATGGATGAGGCAAAGAGTGTGGAGATAAAGCTGATTTCGAATATCACAAGTAAATTTTTgaatattcttccttttctgcttcGATTTTTTtacaagaatgaaagaactATCTAACTTACACTCACACCTCTATGAAGATATTCTAAGGTTACATGTCAATCACTGTCGTCATCATGAATCATTCCTCCAGTACCTCTAGCATAGTAAATCGTAGTACGCCGTAGTATGAAGTAGAAAACCATCATCCACACCCTGCcttccagaaaagaaaaccactTCGTGCAGACATACTCCAATTATCTCCAATAAACTAATCATAATCATGTGCGACGTTCCTTTCCTCCCGATCTTCCCCATCTGCTTCCAATGCGGCACGGACCAGAATCCCTGTCGCTGTAAAGTCCTTGGTCCAACATTAGGTATAGACCGATATTGCTATTTCCTCTGTTTATACATGTACCAGGATGAATGGCTAATTACTGGTCAAGGGTTCTGTGTGACGATTGTTGCGGCGgtatgtactctgtataaTACAGCGTATCCGTAATGGTTTGTAGTACTCATGCTGTGGGTGCAGATTGTTTGTTATCCGGCGTCTATCTTTTGTGGGTGTTGTTTGACTCAGACGGGCAAGGAGTGAGTTTGCCCTTTTCATCGGGTTTCTATGGTGCGAGCTGACTTGCTGTAGTATGCTGGGGTATCCGGTCACGTTGAATCAGAAAGTCAATGAGGTTATACCGATTTAAAAACGACAAGATGGATGAGATGAATGTAATGGCTTGATTATGTGCGACTCCTGTACGATGAACGGCAATCAATCTTAAACACTGGTCTTGAATTAAACTATTACTCGTAACAATAACTGTGCGCAACAGAGTAGGTATAAGGTCATGCGGGCagaacaacaaaacaaaaaggtaTCCAGATTAAGAATCAAGTAACACCTCCGCCCACCAGTCTTGAATCATTCAGTCTGCCGGCTCATTATCGTAACTGTAATAATAACGGATCGCTTGGGCTACAGGCCGAGCGCGTACGTTTGGCCATCGGTGGGATATGAGCTCAGGTGAGTTTCTCCTTGAGCTTATGGAAGAACGCACTGGCACGgttcctctttttcttctgggaTGGGGTGCCACTCGAAGATCCTGAGTCCTTGCGCGACGTGTCCTTGGGTGGAGTACTCGACCGACCATTCGTTCCCCCTACGCTCGTGTTTTGAGGATGTGTCGGCTCGGCAGTCTTGGTTGCACTCGCTCCAGTATTACCAGCCGTTGCGGCAGCTGAGCCACTACCAGGTCCCGACACCTCAGATGTCTTAGTAGTCTCAGGGCCAGTCGTGACAGTTGGCCCCGCTTCGGAAGTCGTATCAGGCCTCGTCGTTGGGGTTGTCGCCCGCGGCGATAGCTGTGCCGAATCAGGGTGTGATATGGTCGCTTGGGGAGCAGTTTCAGTGGCTGCAGCAGTGACACCAGTAGTGGGCGCTGGCGTGCCTCTCGATTCGTCAACCGGGACTTTCTGCTGAAGCTCATgctccatctctttcttttctccgacAGCCTCCTTGATAGCAGCTGCTTCAGGATCTGCGTGAGCCTCGGACATCGAGTGCCTCACCACTTCCGGAACATCACCCGCAGGTGCACCAGAACCACTATCGGTCTGTCTTTTGTGAGATTCAAGGGGAACAGCACCGGCAAGAGCTGCAGTAGTAGATGTGGGCGCTGCGGACTGAATAGTGGCAGGGTCGTAAGAACCCTGACTGGCCTGGCCCATGGGAAGGCTAGATTCAGGGATCATATTATTCGAGACTGGGGGAACAGCAAATGCGCTGGTGTCTTTAGATTGGCTCCCAGTCAATGGATGGCTGGCATTCGCTTCGTATCCGGCTTGATCTGTCCGGGCTGTAGAGTGGATTGTGTTGGTATTGAATGTGCTCGGGTCAGGCACCTTCTCTCCTGGCTTTAGCTTGATTGGGTTGCCCAGGCCACTCGAGGCAGGGATAGGATTCACAGAGAACTGCTCAACTTCCGATCCTGGGGTCGCTGGGAACGTCCCAGGCACATTCGCTCGCTGCTCGAAAGGGGCATGTTTGGCGAGCTCTGCTGTAGTCGATCCAGGAGCGGTGGACGAGAAGGCAGCGTCGCCCAGGATATCCCTGCGAGTCTCTTTGGGGACTTCGCCAGCCAGTGCAGCCGTTGTAGAATCAGGGGCTACGCCAGCCATTACTGCGGTGCCGTTTTGTAAACTCTTGGTGGTGTTTTCTTTCCGAATCTGATCGGGATAGAGCACGTTGTTGATATTATGGTTaccgtcgtcttcttccggaACACTGTGGTCGGTTGTCCAGATGCCGTCAACGACAAACTTTAGATAGAGTGGAAAGACGTTAGTGGATCCAATGCAACGACATGCTGACGTGAAAGATGAGATTCTTTATAGTATTTTCTGGGGCGGGGAAGTAAGATTAGGGAATCCATGGGAGCCtgagaggaggaaaagcggCAAATGACGTCAGGAAACCACGGCAAGAGCGCGGACAGCGTCATTGAAGCTCAGGCGATGCACGGGTACATCACATCATACCCTTCCCTAATCGGGCTGGCAGcgggaaggaagaaataagCGGGAAATGGatacagtagtaggagtagtGTTCCATGCTAGtaagcaaagagaagatgtcCCTTACCTTGTAATgcaacttctcctccgtcgcagGTAACGGAACCTCTTTCTCGAAGACATCGCCTTTTCGATCTAGTCGGATAGTTTTACCCCAGTCATCAAAGGTTCCGGTCACATACACCTCATTTGCGTGGTGAGGCCTAATCTCCGATGCAGGAGTCGCGTCAGTCAGCTATGCAATCGAACCCAAGTTCCGAATAGATGATGCTCAAGTCAGATCAGGGAAACACGGCGGGAATCTTCCAAATTGGTCCAGATAACCAAGGGATTGAGTGAAAATACTGGATCAGAGGAACACAAAGTTCAATTAAGTTGCTCAGACTTACCATCGGAACGTGTGGCTTCCCATCTCTTCGGTTTGGGGAAGAATTGGAAGGCGAAACCGTAGTCGAAGGGATCGGGGATGAGGAATTGATGAATCCAAtggcttctttgttttttgagAGAACCCGTGTCTCAGAAGGGGTTACAAATTTCACAAGAAATGCAGCCTGCCTGAAGAGGCTGGGAATGAAAAGCTGAAGATCCTTTCAAGGCCCAAAGCGGGGTGGCGGTAACACAGACCTTCAGTTAAGATCCAAGGAAGTATAAACGACCAACGAACACCGGGTCCAGACGCTGGCCCTTGACAGCTGTCAGCTATGGAATTTTAGTTAGTTCTTAACAATATGAGTCATTCCTTTCCAATGAGAACCCCCAATGGTCGAGTCCGATATGGCGTTCGGCTGCAATGGAATTTACTCTGTGAGTGAGAAAGGTCGCCGCCGTTTCCGGCTCGGGGGACGTTACTACTTGGTTTTGATTGTTCCCTCGCAATGGCCGAGTTTTCTAATGTGGTTCTTAGAACAATGTAGAATTATgtttccctccccccttttattttattttattttctttaaGAAAAATATTATTCATATTAGCATTTAtatggttttcttcttcttattattttctaATTCACCTCCTCAACCAAACTTCCGAAAATTCTATATAAAAGGCAGTCTTGCCTTGGAAACCCTGCTTCCCATCTGAATTTGTCTCAATTTAGAAAGAGCGCTAACATTCTTTGTCATCCCACTACAAACCAGAACAGCTTGAACCCGTACGTGAATCCTCCACTGCATGGCCGGCACCAACCAAATTAGTTGCGTTATActggaagaaaaaatcaagattaaaaacaaaaggaaagcgTGACAGAGAGAACCCGTTACGCATTAAGACAGTCCAAGCAGTTGCTGGAACCATTACTCCCTATACTGATACATGAAATACCTTTACGGCCACCTAGCTTACTGTGAGATAGACCGACCTAGCAAACGTGACGAAAAATGTCATTATACTGGATTTTTGCAGTAGACAAGCTCCTTGCCTCTGTCACCATCACAATTGACAGTGTAATTGAGACTTGAAAGGCTTATTTGCTCTCGGTAGCTCGTCATCTTGGGAAGAACAAGTGGGTAAGGGTGATACAAGAGCTCATAATTTATGCAGTGCGGAAGTATTCAGTTTCTTTCTGCAGTGCATGATGACGGCCTTGACAAAAGTTGAAGGCCAGGGAGCAAATTATTCAaccttttccccttctgtTTTCGACTTTCATTTCAGGTCTTGTTCCTAAAGCTCATATCCGAACTACGCGAGTATACTGCAAAGAGCTAAATCACCATAGCCCCAAACCTTGGCGTAACTCGAGAAGGCCGAACCCTATCCTGATCAAAGATGGGAAGAGGGGCTGAACTTTCAAGATACAGTTAGCTAAGGTGAATAAAAGTAGATACCGATAACTTGCAACGCCAATAGTAGTTTCCCATGATGGGTATCGTCCACGTTGAGCCATTTTTACTAGTCATATAAAGAGACAGAGACTACTAACATACATTGCCTCTGCTCCCACCATCGCTGAAGGTGACTGGAGACAATGCTGTGAAGTTGTGCAATGTATCCCCAGCAGTATACGATAGCGCATACGATGTGATGCCGAGTTTCTGATAGTTCATGAAAGCTTAGGGGGAAACAGCGAGAACTCAAGCATAATTAATACATCTAGAGTACACGTGAAAAATGCGCTCTCGGGGAGACGCCACTggggagatgatgaaggtgcTGAACCCGGATAAGTAAACTGGACAAGAAAAGTGGGATTTGGTCTACGCTG encodes:
- a CDS encoding VIT1/CCC1 transporter family protein (uncharacterized membrane protein), with translation MSISSIRGLLSTYSPVSEFSPDLEKEYQLPLRNDSSSDLESSTEEAKPSRPKTEKADSKVIDGRLVSDAIIGLSDGMTVPFALTAGLSALGDTKVVVFGGMAELIAGAISMGLGGYLGAKSEEESYRATLKETESQTMTDPAGVTDTISDIFAPYDLPPHLVSELTRHLSTSPMLPSFLMNFHHTLQEPSGSRAFICALTIALGYFIGGFIPLLPYFFVGPNDAFIALRWSIATMVVALFLFGYGKTCFVSGWKGSRNVRRGLIGGLQMVLVGGVAAGSAMGLVKGFQLMASGGSDGGEH
- a CDS encoding uncharacterized protein (phospholipase C); the encoded protein is MQWTWALITALATATSALPHEARKDVWGQLRSNIKHVVYLMMENHSFSNIAGYWDFHPEIDNLRNRKYCNEYTNPNWTVWGEPLDICAGPYETEVPLEDPDHEFAGVTYQIYRKWNVTNDDVPNMGGFIERQSEKYQATPGESAFVIKAYDEKKSSTLAEIAQNFAFWDSYFAEHPGPTNPNRQFATSGSTCGFVDNAGQAAGFFNNVTGTTCATSIFEALSNKNISWKNYYETDIIDGWMYKWVQDNAIDNLAHASDFYRDLEEGTLPTFSYINPECCTIDSMHPKSNMAAGEQMIKHLYDAVRRSKYWDDVLIIINFDEHGGFADYVPPPVNVPRPEDGIAFDGESEGRPVTYDFTRLGVRVPAFIISPYIEPNTLIHNDGTNYANNSAYTHTSMLHFLQELWELKGLNNRVQWAKTFEHVFSDTKREDTPKTLSTPIWYGDSWEPKPEPFYLLNQNEDYYANRP
- a CDS encoding carbohydrate-binding module family 48 protein (predicted protein), which codes for MAGVAPDSTTAALAGEVPKETRRDILGDAAFSSTAPGSTTAELAKHAPFEQRANVPGTFPATPGSEVEQFSVNPIPASSGLGNPIKLKPGEKVPDPSTFNTNTIHSTARTDQAGYEANASHPLTGSQSKDTSAFAVPPVSNNMIPESSLPMGQASQGSYDPATIQSAAPTSTTAALAGAVPLESHKRQTDSGSGAPAGDVPEVVRHSMSEAHADPEAAAIKEAVGEKKEMEHELQQKVPVDESRGTPAPTTGVTAAATETAPQATISHPDSAQLSPRATTPTTRPDTTSEAGPTVTTGPETTKTSEVSGPGSGSAAATAGNTGASATKTAEPTHPQNTSVGGTNGRSSTPPKDTSRKDSGSSSGTPSQKKKRNRASAFFHKLKEKLT